GGTTGCGCGCTCACAGCAGGATCGATCTTGGGCGGTCTGGGCGGTCTGGGCGGTCTGGGCGGTCTGGGCGGTCAGGGGGTGGTGGTGGTGCGGGTGGCGTGGCCGCCGGGGCCGGTCACCGTGAGGCTGAAGGTGGCCGGGACGGGCCCGCCGGCGGCATCAATGGGGACGCACGCAGTGGCGGTCTGGGCGGCGTTGTCCACGACCGGGACGCTCGCGCCGGGGGTCGGGCTGACAACCGACGCCGAGGTGCCGCCGGACTGGCTCCAGACCAGGACCACCGGCACCTGGCCCGTCGAGCAGGGCGGTCCGGGTTGGGTGGCGCGTGCCCGGAAGCCGTCGATCGTGGGTGGCGGGGTGGGAACGGTCGTCGGACCGGCGGTGACCGCCGGAGCGGACGTCGGCGCGCGTGGTGCGGGCGCGCCTGTGCCGCTCGGTACGCCACCCGGGGCCGGCACACCGACTCCGGGGAGGTCGCTGGCGGCAGGACCGGCACCGGTGGTGGTCGACGGCGCGGCGGTCCGACGGCCGGGGTTGGTCGTCGTGCCGACCTGTCCGGCGTCCGTCGCGATCGAGTCGACCCGCACCCGGCGGTCGTGGCCAGTCGGCTCTGCGAGCAGACCCACGATGAGTGCGACCAACGCGATGACGACCGCGGCGCCGACGACCCTCCGCCGTGTGACGCGCCGTCGAGCTGCCGGCGGGCTGGAGGCGGCCGCCGGGCCGGAGCCGTGGTCGGAGCGGGAACCGGTCGCGGACGCGGTGGCCTGGTCGGACCCCGGGGCGGTGCCGCCGCCCTCGCCGCCGGACGGACCGGAGGGCCCGGGCGGCTCGTCGTGACGAGGGACCGACGACGGCGCGGAGGTTGCCGGCACCGGTATGCCGGCGGCATCGAGCGCCGCGGCCGCTTTCGCTTTGAGCACGGCGCCGGCGGCGAGGATCGGGACGGCGGCGAACATGGCCTCGGGCGCGAGCCGCAACCGCTGGCGGTTCTGGCAGGCCGAGCACGAGGTGGCATGGCGTTCGATGGCCTTCACGGCGCCGGCGTCGAACTCGTGGCGACCGCTCTCACGCAGCGCCGCCGTCAGCTCGGGGCACGCCGGCCGGCCACCGCTCCACAGGACGAAGCTGCGGATCGCGCCGGCCAGCTTGCCTTTGAGGCGGAAGAGGAGCTGGTGGGCGTTGTTGGTCGTGACGCCGAGCGCCTCGGCGATCTCCGGTACACCCAGCTCGTGGCGGAGGTGGAGGTCGAGCAAGCTGGCATCGCGCTCGCCGAGGCCGCGAGCTGCGGCCCAGACCAGGTCATGGGCTTCGTCGCGGTCCAAATCGGACCCCGGGTCGGCGGCCGCGCCGTCGACACGTGTGCGTCGGTCGATCTCCATGGTCGTTTCCTCGATGCCGAAGCTGGTTGAGCGGCGCTCCCGGTCGAGGCGGTTCAACGCCCGGTTCCGTGAAGTCCGCAAGACCCATCCACCGAACGAAGCGGGCTGCTCGAGCGTCCCGAGCTGCTGCCACGCAACCAGGAACACGTCCTGGGCCACTTCGGCGGCGGTGTCGCGGTTGTGGACGATCCGGAACGCCACGTCGAAGACGCGGTCGAACCAACGATCGAACAGGGTGGCGAAGGCGCTCGCGTCGCCCGCTTGCGCTGCCACCACGAACGGGAGGTCATCCGCTCCCCGCTCCGGCACGAGTCAATCCTTCCTCATTTGATCGTGACGGGCGTGCCCAGCGCCACGATGGCGTTCAGCTCGACAGCGACGTCGTTCGGCACCCGGACGCAGCCATGGCTCACGGCCCTCCCGATGGAGCTGGGGTCGTTCGTGCCGTGGATGCCGACCTGGCCGTCGCCGCCTCCGAACTCGGTGAGCACGTCGGAGTGGCCGGACAAGCCGAGCGCGAACGGGCCGTACGCCCCCGCGTCGTCGCCGGTCGCCAGCTTGTCGACGACCGAGAACG
This window of the Acidimicrobiales bacterium genome carries:
- a CDS encoding sigma-70 family RNA polymerase sigma factor, translated to MPERGADDLPFVVAAQAGDASAFATLFDRWFDRVFDVAFRIVHNRDTAAEVAQDVFLVAWQQLGTLEQPASFGGWVLRTSRNRALNRLDRERRSTSFGIEETTMEIDRRTRVDGAAADPGSDLDRDEAHDLVWAAARGLGERDASLLDLHLRHELGVPEIAEALGVTTNNAHQLLFRLKGKLAGAIRSFVLWSGGRPACPELTAALRESGRHEFDAGAVKAIERHATSCSACQNRQRLRLAPEAMFAAVPILAAGAVLKAKAAAALDAAGIPVPATSAPSSVPRHDEPPGPSGPSGGEGGGTAPGSDQATASATGSRSDHGSGPAAASSPPAARRRVTRRRVVGAAVVIALVALIVGLLAEPTGHDRRVRVDSIATDAGQVGTTTNPGRRTAAPSTTTGAGPAASDLPGVGVPAPGGVPSGTGAPAPRAPTSAPAVTAGPTTVPTPPPTIDGFRARATQPGPPCSTGQVPVVLVWSQSGGTSASVVSPTPGASVPVVDNAAQTATACVPIDAAGGPVPATFSLTVTGPGGHATRTTTTP